From the Teredinibacter turnerae T7901 genome, one window contains:
- a CDS encoding DUF2149 domain-containing protein, producing MSSQRPNPWRSPSRFAPHEEDPLTGFANIMDVMLVFALGLMLALVAQSQELRKHFKLEQPVNVASSRELSDAPELLKQMQQRDGSGLQSLGQVYRDPKTGKLILIETNHAAAN from the coding sequence GTGAGTTCGCAACGGCCCAACCCATGGCGCTCACCCTCCCGGTTTGCTCCGCACGAGGAAGACCCTCTGACGGGCTTTGCAAATATTATGGACGTAATGCTGGTGTTTGCCCTGGGCTTAATGCTGGCGCTCGTTGCGCAAAGCCAGGAATTGCGTAAACACTTTAAGTTGGAGCAGCCCGTTAATGTTGCCAGCAGCCGCGAACTTTCAGATGCTCCCGAGCTGTTGAAACAAATGCAGCAACGTGATGGCAGCGGTTTGCAGTCTCTGGGGCAGGTTTATCGCGATCCAAAAACCGGCAAACTGATATTGATCGAAACTAACCATGCAGCTGCGAACTAG
- a CDS encoding MotA/TolQ/ExbB proton channel family protein, whose translation MIHGYFLGALHDLVAWLLYPVIGALLLALFMLLVECGIALAERFKTLALYRQQSLTRFEHYAQKRLERSDLLARCGPILGLMGTLIPLGPGLTALGDGNIEILAVALSVAFDTTVLGLLVGLVAYVISRLRRRWYEQTWQQMTEADS comes from the coding sequence ATGATACACGGGTATTTTCTTGGGGCATTACACGATCTGGTGGCCTGGCTGCTTTATCCGGTAATCGGCGCATTGTTGCTGGCTTTGTTCATGCTGCTGGTTGAATGTGGTATTGCGCTGGCGGAGCGCTTTAAAACGCTGGCACTCTACCGACAGCAATCGCTCACCCGCTTTGAACACTACGCGCAAAAGCGCCTGGAACGCAGTGATTTACTGGCGCGCTGCGGCCCCATCCTGGGGTTAATGGGTACCCTGATTCCGCTCGGTCCAGGGTTAACCGCGCTGGGCGATGGCAATATCGAAATTCTTGCCGTCGCGTTGAGTGTTGCTTTCGATACAACCGTGCTGGGGTTACTGGTTGGGTTGGTGGCTTACGTGATCAGTCGCTTGCGTCGCCGCTGGTACGAGCAAACCTGGCAACAAATGACGGAGGCTGACTCGTGA